The following proteins come from a genomic window of Botrytis cinerea B05.10 chromosome 14, complete sequence:
- the Bcbud32 gene encoding Bcbud32 codes for MESSKPEISPPPSLPHLFTYPSSTPPSLITQGAEALLYKSTYLLPSLPCALKWRPSKPYRHPILDQRLTKARILAEARVLVKCRREGVVVPAVYAVDEGRGCIMVEWIEGEVVRIRLNEWLERRKQKGGSKEVTGEEEGSEDAVDLMRRIGRAVGRMHGVGVVHGDLTTSNLMLRPIQAEGEEGINNGKELEGEIVIIDFGLASQSTADEDRAVDLYVLERAFGSTHPRAEGLFREVLNAYGTSYKGAQVVLKKLEDVRMRGRKRSMLG; via the coding sequence aTGGAATCCTCCAAACCAGAAATCTCCCCGCCTCCGTCTCTCCCCCACCTCTTCACATACCCCTCTTCCACCCCACCCTCGCTCATCACCCAAGGTGCCGAAGCTCTCCTCTACAAATCCACATACTTACTGCCGTCTCTGCCCTGCGCACTAAAATGGCGGCCGTCGAAACCATACCGACATCCGATTCTTGATCAGCGGTTGACGAAGGCGAGGATATTGGCAGAAGCGAGGGTGCTGGTTAAGTGTAGGAGGGAGGGTGTTGTTGTGCCGGCTGTATATGCGGTGGATGAGGGAAGGGGGTGTATAATGGTCGAGTGGATTGAGGGGGAGGTGGTGAGGATCAGATTGAATGAGTGGTTGGAACGGAGGAAGCAGAAGGGAGGGAGCAAGGAGGTTactggagaggaagaggggagtGAGGACGCGGTAGACCTCATGAGGAGGATTGGACGGGCGGTAGGGAGGATGCatggggttggggttgtgCATGGAGATTTGACGACGAGTAATTTGATGTTACGGCCGATACAAGctgagggagaggaggggataAACAATGGGAAGGAATTGGAAGGGGAAATtgttataattgattttgggTTGGCGAGCCAGAGTACGGCAGATGAGGATCGAGCGGTCGACTTATATGTGTTAGAGAGAGCATTTGGAAGCACACATCCAAGGGCAGAGGGGCTGTTCAGGGAGGTTTTGAATGCGTATGGAACAAGCTACAAAGGAGCGCAAGTggttttgaagaagttggaggaTGTGAGAATGAGAGGTAGAAAAAGGAGTATGTTAGGTTGA